Genomic window (Jatrophihabitans sp.):
CTTCTCCGGGTCCGACAGCACCTCGTAGGCGGTGGTGACCTCTTTGAACCGGTTCTGCGCCTCGGGGTCGGGGTTGACGTCAGGATGCAACTCACGGGCCAGCTTGCGGTACGCGCGCTTGATCTCTTCTGCCGTGGCGTCACTGCTGACGTTGAGCAGCCCGTAGTAGTTCCGGACGGTACCTGCCACCGGTGCATTCACCTCAAGTCTCTACTGGCACTCAGCAACCCTGAGTGCCAACCGCTGAGGTCGAGTGTACGGAAAGGGCGAACCGGTTCGGGTGCCGGAGGCCGATCAGCCCTCGGCCAGCAGATCTCCGACATACCGGGCCACCGCTGCCACCCGAGCCATGGTGTGCGCGTAGTCCATCCGGCGCGGCCCGAGCACCCCCACCCCGCCGAGGGACATGCCGCTGGGGCCGTAGCCCGCCGACACCACCGAGGTGGTCTGCAGCCCCTCGTAGCTGTTCTCGCCGCCGATCCGCACCAGCACCTGCCCGGAGGTGCTGGACTGCTGGTCCAGCAGCCGCAGCAGCACCACCTGCTCCTCGAGGGCTTCGAGCACCGGCCGGATCGCCGGAAAGTCCAGCGAGCGCTCGGTCAGGTTGGCCGAGCCGGCCAGCACCACCCGCTCGGAGGGGTGCTCGACCAGGGCCTCGAGCAGCACCGCGCTCAGGATGTTCACCAGGCCGCTCAGGTGCCCGGGCACCGTCGCGGGCAGCTCGGCCACGATCGCCGGCGCGTCGGCCAGCCGCTGGTCCCGCAGCTTGGCGTTGAGGGTGGTGCGCAGCTCGGCGACGTCGTCTGGCTCGACCGGGTCCGGCAGCTCGATGACCCGCTGCTCCACCCGTCCGGTGTCGGTGATCAGCACCAGCATCAGCCGGGACGGGCTCAGCAGCACCGTCTCCATGTGCCGGACCCGGGACCGCGACAGCGACGGGTACTGCACCACGGCGACGTTGCGGGTCAACTGGGCCAGCGCCCTGACAGCGTTCTGCAGCACCCCGTCGAGGTCCACCGCGGTGTCCAGGAACTTCTCGATCGCCCGCCGCTCGGCCGCTGTCAGCGGCTTCAGCGAGGTGAGCCGGTCGACGAACATCCGGTAGCCGGCGTCGGTCGGCACCCGGCCGGCCGAGGTGTGCGGCTGGTGGATCAGGCCCTCGTCCTCCAGTGCCGCCATGTCGTTGCGGATCGTCGCCGGCGAGACGCCCAGGTTGTGCCGGTCGACGATGGCCTTGCTGCCGACCGGCTCGTTGGTGGCGATGAAGTCCTCGACGATCGCGCGCAGCACCTCGAGCTTGCGCTCCTCTACGTTCACCTCATCGCCTCCTCACGCTCGGCCCGATGTCTAGCTTAGTTCTACAAACCCCGCCAGAGTGCGACAGCCGGGCAGCTGACCGGTCGGCGCCACACCTGCAGCTCGGCGACACCGGTTAGGGTTCTGGGCGTGTTCGTGTAGAGCACGCTCGAAGCGGAAGGTGCGCGGTGATCTGCGGTGATTTTTAAAGCGGTACGGGACAGCCGGCCCTACCCCGACCACAAATTCTCCACCCGCGACTGGGCCAACGTCGCGCCGAGGCCGGTGCGCCTGGACGAGCTGACCACCACCAAACGCGAGCTGGCGCTGGACAAGCTGCTCGATGAGGACTCCACCTTCTACGGCGACCTGTTCCCCCACGCCGTGCAGTGGGACGGCGAGCTCTATCTCGAGGACGGCCTGCACCGGGCGGTCCGGGCGGCGTTGCAGCAGCGGCACACCCTGCATGTCCGGGTGCTCGACCTGGACGAGCTCCGGCCCAAGAAACGCCCCTGAGGCCACCTCAGGTCGCAAGCACCGCTACAGCACGTCGAGCAGGTCCCGCACCACGGCGTCGGCCAGCAGCCGGCCGCGCTGGGTCAGCACCAGCCGGCCGGAAGCCAGCGGCTCGCGCTCGGCCAGCCCCCAGCTCAGGCACTGGCGGGCGTGCCGGGTGGCCGGCTCGGGCAGGGCGTTGAGGTCCAGGCCCTCGATCATCCGCACTTGCAGCATCAACCGCTCCGTCAGCTGGGCCCGCTCGTCCAGGGTCTCCCGGCCGGCCGCCGGGCTGCGGCCGGCGTCCAGGGCCGCGGTGTAGCGGGTGGGGTGCTTGACGTTCCACCACCGGGTGCCGCCGACGTGGCTGTGCGCGCCCGGGCCGGCGCCCCACCAGTTCGCCCCGGCCCAGTACAGCCGGTTGTGGCGTGAGCGGGCCTCGGGCGTCCGAGCCCAGTTCGACACCTCGTACCAACTGAAGCCGCCGGCTCGCAGCGTGTCGTCGGCCTGCAGGTAGCGGTCGGCCAGCACGTCGTCGTCGGGCGCCGGCACCGCCCCCGAGGCCACCTTGCGGGCCAGCGCGGTGCCGTCCTCGACGATCAGGGCGTAGGCGCTGACGTGGTCGGCGCCCGAGCCGATCGCGGCCTCCAGCGAGGCCTGCCAGTCTGCGTCGGTCTCGCCCGGCGTGCCGTAGATCAGGTCGAGGTTGACGTGTGAGAAGCCGGCCGCTCGGGCCTCGGCGACC
Coding sequences:
- the hemW gene encoding radical SAM family heme chaperone HemW, coding for MPSALPLGDPAPPSGRLTETALLSLPTRPLGFYVHVPFCASRCGYCDFNTYTAQELGAGVSQGSYADTVLAEVRLARNVLPASAPPVSTVFFGGGTPTLLPAEHLGLVLGEIGAEFGLAPDAEVTTEANPESVTPAYLAKLRAAGFTRISLGMQSAVGHVLAVLERQHRPQRAVQAVAEARAAGFSHVNLDLIYGTPGETDADWQASLEAAIGSGADHVSAYALIVEDGTALARKVASGAVPAPDDDVLADRYLQADDTLRAGGFSWYEVSNWARTPEARSRHNRLYWAGANWWGAGPGAHSHVGGTRWWNVKHPTRYTAALDAGRSPAAGRETLDERAQLTERLMLQVRMIEGLDLNALPEPATRHARQCLSWGLAEREPLASGRLVLTQRGRLLADAVVRDLLDVL
- the hrcA gene encoding heat-inducible transcriptional repressor HrcA, encoding MNVEERKLEVLRAIVEDFIATNEPVGSKAIVDRHNLGVSPATIRNDMAALEDEGLIHQPHTSAGRVPTDAGYRMFVDRLTSLKPLTAAERRAIEKFLDTAVDLDGVLQNAVRALAQLTRNVAVVQYPSLSRSRVRHMETVLLSPSRLMLVLITDTGRVEQRVIELPDPVEPDDVAELRTTLNAKLRDQRLADAPAIVAELPATVPGHLSGLVNILSAVLLEALVEHPSERVVLAGSANLTERSLDFPAIRPVLEALEEQVVLLRLLDQQSSTSGQVLVRIGGENSYEGLQTTSVVSAGYGPSGMSLGGVGVLGPRRMDYAHTMARVAAVARYVGDLLAEG
- a CDS encoding type II toxin-antitoxin system VapB family antitoxin, whose product is MIFKAVRDSRPYPDHKFSTRDWANVAPRPVRLDELTTTKRELALDKLLDEDSTFYGDLFPHAVQWDGELYLEDGLHRAVRAALQQRHTLHVRVLDLDELRPKKRP